tataattactatatccagagctcatagtatattaagtgtagtggtcactgggaagaacgTGACGTGGCAACTGCCCTTAGCTTCTGACCCCTCTGGGGGGTTCACCGGCCAGatccgcagaccatgtctcccatacctATCTCAGCCTCAGGACGGTAagcacccactctcccatcgcaggtccgagCCTGTGccggttctagcatcatgacatcactatgggggaaagTTTCTTTTAGTGACACACGGCCCCCTGctcatgcgcggtctggagcccATAAGTTTGGTGGTCCGTAAGTCTGAAAtggttggccaccactgctctggaggaaccccagttgagaaaatCTGCAGCAGAAATTGGACCTCAGGTACTTTTATAACTGATTTCTCATGTTACTACTACAATCTCGAAAATAAAGTTCAACCAGAGTCAAACAAAcaagtttgttttaatataaagataaacGTTTGTGCAGAAGTTAGACAGAAAACTCGAGGAAAAAAATTcttcaaagtaaaacaaaaaaatcttttccgttcacataaaaaaactttcacatctcttattttttttttaagtttttcttttttttgtttttcattacctTAGGGAAAACACCCCAACCCCCTttcaaaatgaaaacttttttttttttatttttagttgttttcTGCTGGTGTGTATAACGTGTACAAACAGCAAGTTTCAGTGGGGGGTACGAGGTGGAAAGGGATGAAGGAGATTGCAGCTGTTTAGTGGTTAAAAGAAATAGGTTTAGACCAGTGATACGGTGCAGCTGGTATATCATGACAATATAGCTTTAAGCCCAATAAGTCGGCAAAAACACCAATCTTATTGGGCTAGCCAGGTCATTGCAGTACAGTTGTCCTAAGTGGTCAGCAGTGCAGGACTGACTCAACTACACTTTCCACTTCCATAAGGCACTCCAGCATAAAGCACTCTGCAATTAATGCAACTGCCAGGATTCTTGGACAAGGATGGCCCTCCCAACATAGCCACACCCACATCCATAACCACACCCACTTTGGGTTAAAATTCTACTGCTATAAGCTGGAGCTTTTGGCAACTAAGCAGGACGCAACTTGCGCTaaaacaagagttttttttaataaatctacttTCGCAATTATGAATGTAAAATTCTTTACTGGTGACTAGAAATCCTGAATTAGTTACATGTGATGAATATTAGGAATGAAGATATAGGGTGCCACTGCTGACTACTCCATCTGAAAAATACTAGGCGAATGGTAGTCATTCAGATCCTTTACCCAAACCCAAAACAAATCTGCAGATAAAGATTCCACATTTCTTAacctgcatttttgttttcagatttagtaaatgtttagtaaatggcCCCATTGGGCAGGCATAACAGTCAataactagtattttcagaactGGGTCACCAGTGGCAGTTTCCATATTTCTGATAAATTTACCTTACAATATATGTAAAGCcccacaaaaaaaggaaacttcaGTCTGTCTTTTGTTGTCAGCTGTGTTCTGCTTAGGAGATTCACTCTTTTTTCTTTGGGATCCTTGTCtttaaaacagaaagtgatgCAAAAATCCAAATGTTTAGGGGAACATCCTCCAACAAGGTAACCCTTATTGAAAATCAAAAAAGGTTGCGTCTTTGAGACAAGAAGTGAATAGAACTCTCTCttagacagtaaaaaaagaaaactttggcaTTTTCCAAAGTCTATCTAAAACAGGAACAAACCCTCgtctttacatatttatttaaagaatcaGTCAACTTCTGTTTGAGTTCCAGGCACCTAAGACCACCACCGGCCCCTTTAACACCCAGCCAAGGTCTGCACTCCCATTTTCTTAAGGTTCTACTAATATTTGCCAAATTCTGCATTTCTATTACAATATGGAAAATGAAGCAGAAAAACGGACTTTGTAGCTTCAATCAGCACTAATATAGGGCAAGTGAAGCGGTGTTGTGGCGATATATTATTACCTCTCGTATTTACTGCTGTACATAAGATATGAAGACCCCAAAAAGAACAATTACAAGGTTGTGGAAGTGGCAGGTGGATAGAGCTGGGAACTACCAGAGctccaagaaatataaaaaaaaaacaaaagatgattTAAAGTAGACTTAAAGCCTCATACAATGATTTTCCATTTTACACCCTGCTTCCTGCTGTCCTATACCTGCCCGTGTAATCTTACCTTTCAGGGGTTCCCTCCACCTGCTAACCTATCACACAACTGAGACAGTGACCATTGCAGTTGTATAGGCTAAAAGTCTATATACCAAAGGTTTTACTAGCAGTAGTGGGGAATGGAAAGTAAGTTAGCCTTGGATTTTTCCACTAAAAACTAAAATCGCTTTGGAAATAAGGAATCTTTACGTAACACAGTTATTTTCCTGGCCCATTAAAACAGTTTTAAGCAGGATACAAAAATGGTTTTTAAACATTGTATGTTTCCCTTCCAGCTACCAAGCAGCAACAATTACATTTCTAACTTTACACAAtagcactttaaaatattttaaaaaggtggGTTAACATTGGGAGAAACctctacaaaaatatatattcttttgcaCCAATTTATGTAAGAACCTAAATTTTTTCATTTCCCTTCCAGTTTCAAAACCCCAAATTGCTATTCCTATGgatatgaaaaaagaacaacAGCTGTATTAAGAACAGAGTGCTTTTTGGGGTGCAAGCAATGGCAGTGCATGGAGTACGTGACCCAgtacaatccccccccccccccccaatgtgaAGTGGTTTGATTGACAATGGTCACAGCTCTCTGGTTGGAGCCCAGTCCTTTGGCGCCCCCCACCCTCCCTACACAATCACACGGCACAGTGTGAGAGTTTGCTCAGTCTTAGGCTTTGCTTTGAGTCTGTTCTCATTCCAGTGGGTGTGAGAAGTCCAGGCACAGGTTGAATTGTAAAGAGATAAGTGGAGAGGCAGATATTTGTCCGTTATGATATGCAGCTATCTCCACGCTGGCTTATCCCAACCCTTGCAGAGACTAGTCCAGACCAAGTTACAGTGATGCTTCACTGTTGAGGTCGAGTGCAGAATGAAAGGTAAAGCCAGGGAAGGACAGCATCATCCAATATGAGGCCAGATGAACTAGGTGAGACGTGAGGGAGGGATGAAGTGAGTGCGCTGGTGAAGTCTCCATCGCCTTATTCCCACAGCCTGCTGGGAGGTCAGGGCGAGTGTGTAGAGGGACTGCTGTGAGTGGAACTGGGAGAAAGACTTGGGCTGCAGCTTCCTGGGGGAACAGGGGTAGGTGGCAGATTAGGAGATTCAGCTGCTAAGGTGTCCATGCCTTCAGAATTCTCCAGCATCTCCTGGATGAGAGGAGGCATAGATCCTGGGATTTCCATCTTCAAAGTGATCACACGTTCAGCACCTAAGTCAATAAAAGAAACCACAGTCAGATTTTTGAGGTTTACTATGTTTTCCTTGAATTTCAACTTGCACcatgtttttatgaaatatacCATTTAGAACCCTAATTAGAAAGGAGTTAGGCCAAGGTCTGGCCCACTTCAGGGGAAAGTAAAAGACTGGGTCTGGAGATTAAGATATAAAAACCCATGgcaaaaaatggaagaaaaataacTTGTACACAACATTTACCACATATTGTTCAAGTTAGAGCTAAACTCTGTATTACCAGCTTTCCCCAGTCAATGTTTTATACTGTATCCATACCAATCTTTTAGATAAACCCCAGGATATCAGTGGAAATGGTTAACATCAACTTTCATTTTAACACAAAGCTTTTGAGAATGATTTTTAATCAGCATACTCTTAGAGGCAAATGAAACggaaaattattatgttttttagtcAAGCAACGAGGATGATTCTCATGAGAATTTTGTTCAGGATAACAACAACTGAAACCCAATAATGGAATGGCATGAACCACAAATATTTGCTGGCCTACTTCTGAGACCAGAAAGCATATTTCATTAACTCCTGTCTACATACTGTAACATGTTCCTTGGTTGTCCTGATCCCATAATAACTCTCTGAACTAAAGTTCTGTAGTGAAATGTACTAGAAGCGGAGTTGCCCGTAGAGGAGAAGGCTCTTTGGTATAGACCGACTTCCACTGGAGAAATTGATGCAGAGATCTTGTTtgtctttttctgaataaaatagCAACTTCATCAATTTATAGCTTATGGGTCATGAATGTCTGTAGTGCCttttataataaaagcatttgCTTTAAGATTTTTAAAAGAGGACCTAAGCCCTTCTAAAATTAAACAAGTCTCCTCTCGCACTACTCAAAATATGAACACTCCTAAAATAGTTGCATGTGTTTGGAACATTTCTAAGCACAAACTGGGCAATGCTCCCTTTTCACTGTCCCAATGCAGATCAGGGCCCGTGTGAAGTAGAAGCAGCTAATAATATGCCCTGATTCATATCAGTCCTGCCCCAGTACTAGGACAGAACCAGGAATCATTCTGTTACTATTAACTACAGGAATCCCAAATCCTGCTAACTGGTATTTAGGAAGTGCCAGTATTACATTGTAATGAGGGGCATCAGAGAAGTGCAAAACTGAAAAGTAGGGCTTAAGTTCAGATTAATATTTTGCAGCCAATATACATGCTTACCCTTGGCACTGATACTTCGCAAATCTGTGATCTTCATCAGCATTTTGGGGAACATGTGCGGTTTTTTAGGTCGTCTCCTCCGGACATAGATCTTAAGCGCTTCCAGTAGAGGTTCCTGTAACTTGTCCACCTTGTCTGGCTGTTCCAGGTCCTGCCGATCTGATAAGATACTCTGCATTGTTACAATATGCTCCTAACAtcagaataataaacatttatcacAAAGCAAATTATGTTACAATAGCAGGTTtgtttaggtaaactttaaatGTAGGGCTGACCACCGTGTGGCGCTGGCGATTCAACTGGTGCTTACATGGTATATAAATGCCCTGCTGAGTCCCACCCACAGCTCTGGTCTCTGCACAGGctaaatacagcaaaataataccactaaaaataataataccactgctctttttaatattaataattagtatttatatagcagccacatattacacagtgcttcacaaagtccattcactagatgtccctcaaaaggggtcacaatctaatgtccttatagTCTAAGGTCAGAATAACCCTTTTCTCAAAATGTAAATGCTTAAACCAAGACACATCACATGATTAATTGTTAACTACAAAACCCAATCACAGAGGAAAAgcctttgtaaaacatttataaatttgttGCAATGACAAATGTTGAAACTTTTAAAGCAGCAGTCTTGTTAAAAGAGTCGTTGTGCGCCAGACAGGCAGGAATAACTCAGCAGATGCTGACTGCATGGAATATAAAGGGACATTATGCAATTAAAGGACAGAGCAGACAATGCTTGCTTTGTAAATCTACACTAATTATCGAAAATTAATTACGGGAAGAACTGTGGAATGGTTTTCACTTTTGCCCTTTGCATTTAATATAACAATGATTATCGGGAGCAACAGCTTTGGGATATAAATGCTGTAGACCACACTGATCTAGTCCTTGTGAGTTGGGATTTCTGTTTGCAATGTAAGAAAACAGACAGCCATTCTCTAATTTATAATTacgtgtcatttttttaataaaaaaatgcacacaaatgaaTGTTAGTGACCATTAAAGGTTACGTTGAATGTTTTCTATGCCCAATGCAGTGTTGTGTTAAGACTACaggaacaaatacaatatatacacagtGAGTGTATATATCTCTATCTTTTGTTATCACATTCCTTTAATACTGATAGGCATGTAATACCAGACACTgcacttataatatttttcaaCTTGTACTTTAGACCTATtgaccattcaaataaaatgtatacattgcaaAAATAATTGGACTTTCCAAATAAAGGTGCTTTCTGGCTTTAAAATAGAACCAAAGTTAATAAAGACCCATAAAGAATGCAAACACCACTAACCTACTAACAAGGCCTGCCTAAAGCCAGGCAGGGTTCATAGCGTGCAGCATCCCCATATTTATAAAGGGAAAAACTAGGAGCAAGTATGggttcatattcttctttattacCTTACTGAAATGCATCTCAATCCCATCAACTAAGGTGTGGTTATTTTACAAGCCCAAAGCGTTTTTTACTAAAGGACAAAGCCTTTTTGTGTACTAAATTGCTTCTAAAGTCATAACATGTTTCctatttttggatagaatgggtaAACCCTGGTGGATGCTCACAACACAAAATACCTTGGGGTCTGTCTACATTAGCCTGGTATTTGGCAGTGCTTTAACATCAGTCGCCAATTCACACTCTGTTGGGGCAGTGCATATATTTATGAGGACTACCAAGCACACCCCACTAGACCAAAATTGTGTATGCATTGTCAACATGTGCGGTAATGTGCAATACTGTGCACCCCAGCAATGAGCATTACCACAGTGCAAAAATATGAAAACCGGTGACTGTACAAGGCTATCCAACCCAACTAAACCTGGCTATCCAACCCAACCTGGGAGTACCCATAGTaccatccaaaatattttttgcataaaaaagggGTTAAAACTTGAGCCTAATGCACTGAACAACTTTGTCTGCTAGATGATGCCATATCCTTACCTCCAGAGATGAGGCAAATGGCGCTCAGGAGACCAGTCTCTGCATCGTCCATTTCTAGCGGTAGCAGCTGATTGGCGAAGGCAAAGACTAAATCCGTGAGGGGTCCAAACCCAGCATTGTGCATCTGCGTCCTATTAAGTGTGAGACCATCTGAGAAAGTCATGGTGTCTTGTTCAGGGGTATAACGTATGCAAATTCGTAagatctgaaaaacaaaacaatcaactGCCATTTAGTTGAAAGATGATGACAATAAGGAgtttccaaaggaaaaaaaaattttattgtgtTAAAGGTTTGCGTGTACAAATAGACTGCTGACTTTTAACTTGTTCATAAAACTGTCCAAAATCTTTAATCAGCTTTTAACAAAAATAGCACTGGTTGCATCTCATAACTGAGCATTTGTACAACCCAATATATGCTTTATCTTAGAAAATGTAACTGCtgagagggaaaaaaaactaaactggcCATATTATTATCCAACCAATTCTACTGAGCGCCCACAAATATACAGGTCAGTACCAATTCTGACAGCCATCAACCTTGAGACTGATTTAGCAAGCTTGGAAAAAGGTAACTTGGGATTTGTATTACTACCCCTGCTGTTTTCTAAGCTCCTTATCTAAAGGCTGTTCTTGTTTTACATGCTCTTTGGTCAAATAAACCTCCCTTATTGTTTAGATGTTCCCTACATATGAATGTATCTATGTTTAAAGCTCCTGAACAGCTATATGGGCCAATGCTGAAGATGGGTTGGCGGAAATGCACAGGCAAGGGAAAGCAGTGAGCAGATCAAGGCATTCAAAGTTTTATCCATGAACACTAATATTTAAGCTGAATGTAGACTATAGCTGAGTAGGCATCTTTAACTCTAACTTTATCTTTGGAATACAACAGGAATTATCATTTCCTGGTGGGACTGGCCACAGCCCAAAGCCAGTGCTACAACCCAAAATTCTGGGAGAAAAATAAGTATAAAGATCAgataacaaaaatgaaagaattgGTAAACTCTAATGCATAAAAGGTTATACACAGAAATTAAGAGAGTACAGTACAGAGTAATGGTGTCTCTCCTTACCTCTTGTCCATACACTGCACTAATCTACAGAATAAGACATTTAGAAGGAAGACATGTGACTCACTATGCAGCTGCCCGTATGTCAGGCCAATGACGTCTGCTTATTATGCCCTTAGGAGATGAAGATCAAAGTGTACAAACAGCATTATGGAAGACAGAACTATATCTGCTCATCCTCTTCTGCCTGGAGATGACCATTTGTTCTTTCATTACAAGGAGTGCAGCTTTTGTCCAGCAGCGTATATGGCGTGCTTAGGAAGTGGAGTAGTCTTGTATATGGCAAATGGTCGTTTACAAACAATCATGCACATCATTGTGCAGTTACACCAAAGAGGAAGACACACGTTCCTTTGTGCTAAGACAGTTCCATGTGGTTTGAACATGTTTACAGGCAACCTACAatctattttaaagttttgttttaaacatatgaTGTCTGTAATTAGAAaactaaaatttatatatttagttattaaggctacgtacacacgtctaatggttctcGTCAgaaaatcggctcagggctgatatccgacgagaatctagcgtgtgtacagcgcccgtcatctaaacgtccgtcctggcggatccacggacgatgaatcaCGAACAATCCTAATAAAAGTGACGAGGGAGAGCGCGTGGCGGAGTGCCGCTaaattgttctccccctcccctttccatctatgtatgtacagcactcatttatgcatcACGCAGTTcttggtcattggaaaggatagtgaaagatcctttccaacaacaattattgcaagtgtataCCCAGCCTAAGTTAAAAAGAGTTCACCCAGGAAAGAAGTAAAGTCTTAGCTCTATCCATTTGTACTCATAAGTTACATACCCTACCAGGATGAATCAAATATTGGCCATTTCTTTTATTCAGGGAACAAGCTCACATGAGAACATAATTTTGTAAGCAAAAAGAATGACCAAGATGTCCAGGCAGGCGGCTTTGAGGAGGGTGATTTGATCAGCGATGGTGAGAGTGGTGAATCCCGGTAACTGTTTGGCAAATTCCACTGTCTTGATTATACATTTGGTGGAGAGTTCACTGAACTTGTCCCAGAGGTCGATATCTAGCGAGACTCTCTGCTCTGAACTGAAattctagaaaaacaaaaataaaaacatattagtatgtgtcaaatttttttttactactcatGGTTTACAATAGCTTCTTTTTCAGGATACCCTCGACCTCCTTTATCTGGCCTACACCTTAGTTATACCTACGTCTGTTCACATTGCCTTATACCCAATTTGACTCTTTATTCAAAACCACTGTGACTTGCTGACATCATAGTGTGGTTGACCACTTGCAGCCTTTACTTGCCCAATATGAGAAATGCCCATGAGCCAGTAAGGCTTTCCTAAGAGGCAGACAGAGCAAAGCTCTTTAAAAGAAATTCATTCACAGCTGCAAACCTCAAGAAAAGTAGAAAGCCAGTAATTTGCACCACCATGGTCTGCTTAggtgaaatatgttttaaaactaCCCTGTCTTTCACATAAGATAATGCATACATGAATGGAAGCAGAAGCCACGGTTGACCCATCTAATGGCAGGTGAAGTAGTGACCTCTGCTCTCGGGCTGTTCATTTCAAATCTAATCTTCCTGTGCAGCAGAAACCATGAAATTCTGAGGCACTGGACATGTAATGATCCAGCATAGGATCCCAGAGAAGATTTGTTAACCAAACATAAATTCTGCCTTCGTATATGCTTTATCAATTTGAGAAGGTTGGGCAGTCGAGCAGTTTAATATGACAAATTCTAGAAGACCACAAGGATTTGTGAAatatgctgacttttttttacttttgggcaCTACACCAGTAATGATGGAATATCCTGCATTGAAGGTGGTTTTGTAGGAAATACTACAAgattatggggaaaaaaaacttactgtagTGTATTTCCCTAGCTGGCAAAGTGAAGGGAAGGTTTCCTGGTGAGCTTTCCGTACTCTCTCAATCAGATTTTCAGTCTCGGGGCTTAGGACATAGCTCTCTGTGATTTCGGGTTTTGGGGGttccttctttttcttgttgCGGTCATTCCGTACAGCTGTATAGACAGAAGATATGGTTCTGTTAAAACATGACTATATCAAACAGGTGATCAATGGCTGTAGAATCCCACAGTGAAGTGTTTATGATAAGTCATCTAGTGTCACCAGTTACAAGATGAGATTATCAGAACTGGATGTTATCCGATATAAATAGACACTGCTGTAGAATGAGAACACAGCCCAACCCATGACAGCTCATGCCATGAACAGCTAAGAGTCTTGCAGGGACATTATGCCAGAACTTTTATACACTTTACAACAATGGGCATTCTCATGACTGGTGATTTTTCCTGCAAAATCTACAGACTGAAAATAGTtacaatatgtatgtatagtTTGTACATAAATCCATTGTACTTATATAGGTATTTGATCATTAGTTATGCTTTGCAATGATTGTAATACTTCATCTGCTTAGATTTATGGGAGGCAATGCAACAGTGATATACAAAGAGCCACTAGCGGAGAAATCCATATACTCAAAGATGTTATGAACACTGTTAACACGCGAGAGTCACTTCATAAATTTTTTCATTCTAAATGGTACAACACAACCCATTGAAgggatacaaaaaaaagtgaaaccctTTTAACATGTTTCTTCGGGTAGATTTATGCGGGAGGAAGCTTACAGGCTTTTTGATCTTTTTATACGCCATTATCTGACTTGATTTTGAGTTGCTAGATTACAGAGACTTTGGTGATGAGATCTAGTCTTTTAGGACTGGTCCTGGCCTTTTAAGGGTCCTCTTGGTGGTGGTCCAGTGATAAATTCCGCAAAGAGGGGTGTCACATAATGACCATGGCAGAGAAAAGTTTTATAATTGCAGCTAAAGTTACTTTTGTGGAATGGCAATTCAGTTTAAGTAATAGggctttaaaaaatggtaaatgtgtATGACTGATGATCCACCTTAACAAATATGGCTGACTATGAGGTAAAAAGTACAGCTTGTCACCACTTAGCATTATATGGCATAAAGTATTTCCTGTGATTTAGAATCAAAACGCCATTGTGTTATATCGCACTGTTAagcttgcaataattatcattagaaaacgaacgactaacgattatgcacgattattttgaacgatcgtattgtgcacaattacatgtacatgttgtaacgttcaaatataatccaccaatgatgtacacacgctagagatgatcgtttgaacgatgcaggaagtgacatgtaaaggagaaagtttaCTGCaaaaacatccacgatcactaaacgagcgtacacacaatagatagtgatcatcgctcaatcagatctgccggaaCAGTCGTCCGTTTCCAGCgtcaatcctcgttcgttggcgtcgttgtgcacttttttgttaacaattattggaggatcggtcgttagtcattggtttccagcaataattaATGCAAGGGTGTACGCAGCTTTATCCACATACACGTAAGCTGCTTATAATGATTGATATCAGTAAAAGCAAAAAGCATGTGGCAAaggagataaaacaaaaaaatgattctgtGGAAATAAAAAGATGACTAATGTTATCACAAAGTGCTTATCAGTTATGCATGTTATCAAATCTATAGCATGGGCTTTCAGGCTGCCTTTACTGGAGAGAACTACTTCATTTCACAGGATGCACTGCCTGAAAGTCCCCATTTGTACTCATTGTTCTAGTAAAGGCGGCATCAATAGCAGTTTAAATTGCTCGCCAGAACAACCTGTACTGATGAGTCTCAAAAGGCAGATAGAGATCAGTCAGCAGGTGGGTGTTGTTTGTCAGCAAAAGCCTAGTCATGCTCTAAAAACCTCAGGATAAAGAGAGCTGGCGCGAAAAAGTCTATTACTCAGGCGTTTTGTGCAAAGACACAAAAACTTCTGGATAATATTGGGCATATCGAATAAGGTAGAAACATAAAAGGACTACATGACAAGAATGCAACATATTAGGTGGTGATCTAACTAAAACTGGCCATACCATAGCCCATGGGTGCCCAACCAGAGCAAACAATTGATACCTTCTTGATATCAGTTTTTACCTGGTTACCACAATGTTCACCCAGCCAAGAAGATAATATAGCCAGGAGCACTTGTTAACAACTGCCAGCCAACAGCAACATTCACCATACATTACCAGTCAGCACTTCAGGATGAATATCGACTGGTTGATGGATGCATGACTGTAAGTAAAGGATCAATATCAAGGAGATATCAATTCTTGACACCAGTGGTGCACCCATCGACCAAGGTATGGCTCAAAAATGATGAAAGAACGGACATTCACAATCAATGTTACTAAAATTATGGCAATTTTCAGCCCTGTGTCATGAGCACTGCTATTGTTTTCTGTCTATCGTGCAATTTTCACTTAActtcacatatttacattttctttgttttaaataaataataaaaataatccaacTGGGAGAGCAAGTTCCTTATACAAAAAACATGGCAGATGAccagctctgtgcaaatttatcacaacaataaaataaacggTGACTGAGCCTTTAATGAACATGACTGTACAATTCACAGTACAAATATAGGATTGAGTTTTTAGATATCAGCTACTTATAGTGTTATAAAAgcccaaaataataaatacattatatatcttCCATCtgaaacatacatattttatttgggCAAACTGTATTTGCCACACGTATTGCTGCTTGCTTAGCCCAGttatacacacactcacacacacacatatatatatatatgtatacatatatatgtgtgtgtgtataactGCTGCTAAGCATCAATATGTGTGGCAAATACAGTTTGCCCAATTGAAATGTGTATGTTTCAGATGCAagattttaaaagagaaaagaaggtgcctaaactaaaactaaaagtgAAGATTTACTATAGTATAGGAAacatctaaaaaatgtgttttagtagTAACCAAAAATGTACCCTTTGTACCCAGAAACAAAAAGCAGTATACTTCCTGATATGTAAAAGTCATAAACACTTCTGTGCCTCATAGCAGTATGTCTCTATCTTGAGATCCAAGGCCCTGACGCTCACTGTTTTGCTTGCTGGAggcttaagccgcatacacacgtgcaataatagtcgttggaaaggatctttcacgatcctttccaaccaatagcactgcacgatgcatgaacgagtgctgtacatacagcaccgttctgctttatggagaggggaggaatgacagagcagcaccctgctgtgctctctccttcttcccttgcattaggatcgtttgtcgtccatcaaTCCGCCGGGACGGTCTTTTGGATGATGGACATCAgaagctgtacacacgccagattctcgcccgatatcagccctgagcggattatcgggcgagaaccgttggacgtgtgtacgtagctttagacataaGGAAACAAGTGCCTGCTTCTATCAAGATGGCCACATAGAACAAGGCTTGGGAGACATGGTATGTAagtaatgtggaaaaaaatatcaaatgccaTGAGAC
This Pyxicephalus adspersus chromosome 6, UCB_Pads_2.0, whole genome shotgun sequence DNA region includes the following protein-coding sequences:
- the RARA gene encoding retinoic acid receptor alpha isoform X2, producing the protein MYENVDVPGLGTSPTHYHMMDFYAQNRACLMSDKGIGAIHPFGTPVRNQHWSHSNHSIETQSTSSEEIVPSPPSPPPLPRIYKPCFVCQDKSSGYHYGVSACEGCKGFFRRSIQKNMVYTCHRDKNCIINKVTRNRCQYCRLQKCFEVGMSKESVRNDRNKKKKEPPKPEITESYVLSPETENLIERVRKAHQETFPSLCQLGKYTTNFSSEQRVSLDIDLWDKFSELSTKCIIKTVEFAKQLPGFTTLTIADQITLLKAACLDILILRICIRYTPEQDTMTFSDGLTLNRTQMHNAGFGPLTDLVFAFANQLLPLEMDDAETGLLSAICLISGDRQDLEQPDKVDKLQEPLLEALKIYVRRRRPKKPHMFPKMLMKITDLRSISAKGAERVITLKMEIPGSMPPLIQEMLENSEGMDTLAAESPNLPPTPVPPGSCSPSLSPSSTHSSPSTHSP
- the RARA gene encoding retinoic acid receptor alpha isoform X1 — its product is MTSNDSPCPQTGPGHMNGYPVPHYAFFFPHMLGGVSPPGTLPGVQHQLPLSGYSTPSPATIETQSTSSEEIVPSPPSPPPLPRIYKPCFVCQDKSSGYHYGVSACEGCKGFFRRSIQKNMVYTCHRDKNCIINKVTRNRCQYCRLQKCFEVGMSKESVRNDRNKKKKEPPKPEITESYVLSPETENLIERVRKAHQETFPSLCQLGKYTTNFSSEQRVSLDIDLWDKFSELSTKCIIKTVEFAKQLPGFTTLTIADQITLLKAACLDILILRICIRYTPEQDTMTFSDGLTLNRTQMHNAGFGPLTDLVFAFANQLLPLEMDDAETGLLSAICLISGDRQDLEQPDKVDKLQEPLLEALKIYVRRRRPKKPHMFPKMLMKITDLRSISAKGAERVITLKMEIPGSMPPLIQEMLENSEGMDTLAAESPNLPPTPVPPGSCSPSLSPSSTHSSPSTHSP